A genomic segment from Peribacillus sp. ACCC06369 encodes:
- a CDS encoding aldehyde dehydrogenase family protein, with the protein MTNLTLEVSGKLQKFLTGPKKLYINGQFVESASKKTFSTPNPATGQKLADVYEADKEDIDLAVKAARKAFDEGPWSRMSAAARSRLMYKLADLMEENKTELAQLETLDNGKPISETTNADIPLAIEHMRYFAGWSTKIVGQTIPVSGNYFNYTKHEAVGVVGQIIPWNFPLLMAMWKLGAALATGCTVILKPAEQTPLSALYLAELLAEAGFPDGVVNIVPGFGETAGQALVDHPQVNKIAFTGSTEVGKLIMRSASYSLKRVTLELGGKSPNIILPDADFSKAIPGALNGVMFNQGQVCCAGSRVYIQKKHYDNVVADMASHAKNIKQGAGLDPSTQIGPLVSQEQQNRVMGYIEKGKNEGAEVLVGGNKPGEQGYFVSPTIFAGVEEDMTIAKEEIFGPVIAAMPFEDLDDVINRANASEYGLAAGLWTSDIANAHYVAGKLRAGTVWVNCYNAFDAASPFGGYKQSGIGREMGSYALDNYSEVKSVWINLGK; encoded by the coding sequence ATGACAAATCTAACGTTAGAAGTAAGTGGAAAGCTACAAAAATTTTTAACAGGACCAAAAAAGCTCTATATTAATGGTCAGTTTGTGGAAAGTGCTTCAAAAAAAACCTTCTCCACTCCTAATCCTGCTACAGGACAAAAACTTGCCGATGTTTATGAAGCTGATAAAGAAGATATCGACTTAGCCGTCAAAGCTGCACGCAAAGCATTCGATGAAGGTCCTTGGTCAAGGATGAGCGCGGCTGCACGCAGTAGGCTTATGTATAAACTTGCCGATTTAATGGAAGAAAATAAAACTGAACTTGCTCAATTGGAAACGTTGGATAATGGAAAACCAATCAGTGAAACTACCAATGCCGACATTCCTTTAGCTATAGAACATATGAGATATTTTGCTGGCTGGTCCACCAAGATTGTTGGACAGACCATTCCGGTAAGCGGAAATTACTTTAACTACACAAAACATGAGGCTGTTGGTGTTGTCGGCCAAATCATCCCATGGAACTTTCCGCTTCTTATGGCAATGTGGAAACTGGGAGCGGCACTTGCTACAGGTTGTACGGTCATATTAAAGCCTGCTGAGCAAACACCGCTTTCCGCGCTTTACCTGGCTGAATTATTGGCTGAAGCCGGTTTCCCTGATGGGGTCGTCAATATCGTTCCCGGTTTTGGTGAAACCGCTGGACAAGCACTTGTCGACCATCCTCAAGTAAATAAAATTGCATTTACAGGTTCGACCGAAGTTGGAAAATTGATCATGCGCTCCGCTTCATATTCATTGAAACGGGTCACATTGGAACTTGGAGGGAAATCGCCAAACATCATCCTACCTGATGCAGATTTCTCAAAAGCCATCCCTGGAGCTTTGAATGGGGTCATGTTTAACCAAGGGCAGGTATGCTGTGCCGGTTCAAGGGTTTATATTCAAAAGAAACATTATGATAATGTTGTTGCAGATATGGCCAGCCATGCAAAAAACATAAAACAAGGGGCAGGATTAGATCCAAGTACACAAATTGGACCGCTTGTTTCCCAGGAGCAGCAAAATCGGGTAATGGGCTATATTGAAAAAGGGAAAAACGAGGGTGCGGAAGTTCTTGTCGGCGGAAATAAACCGGGTGAACAAGGTTACTTTGTTTCTCCTACTATATTCGCTGGTGTCGAAGAGGATATGACGATAGCTAAAGAAGAGATTTTCGGGCCGGTTATTGCGGCAATGCCTTTCGAGGATTTAGATGATGTCATCAACCGTGCAAATGCCAGTGAATATGGATTGGCAGCCGGCTTATGGACAAGCGATATAGCCAATGCCCATTATGTTGCAGGAAAACTCCGTGCCGGAACAGTGTGGGTGAACTGTTATAACGCGTTCGACGCAGCTTCCCCATTCGGCGGCTACAAACAATCCGGAATCGGACGTGAAATGGGATCTTATGCACTTGACAACTATTCAGAAGTAAAAAGCGTCTGGATCAATTTGGGTAAGTGA
- the thiM gene encoding hydroxyethylthiazole kinase: MKVSAADLFVKVRERKPLVHQITNFVTVNDCANATLAIGGSPVMTSSPREVADMVKLADALVLNFGTIDDKALEAMEIAGKTANALDIPVILDPVGVGATAYRTEQVTELLRKVNFQIIRGNASEIHRLMGGDIVTRGVDSGELAISNAELAAQAANKLNSVVVVSGAKDAVSDGKHTSIIDNGNLLLTNVTGTGCMATALIGTFSGVTDDFYAAAVAGISTMSISGELAAAKLQEDEGTGTFRVRLIDAISRMNKETWMHEVKINEEIQN, from the coding sequence ATGAAGGTTTCTGCAGCCGATTTATTCGTGAAGGTAAGAGAAAGAAAACCACTCGTTCACCAAATCACCAACTTTGTTACGGTTAACGACTGTGCAAATGCCACCCTTGCCATCGGTGGTTCGCCTGTTATGACATCGAGCCCAAGAGAAGTGGCGGATATGGTCAAATTAGCCGATGCATTGGTCCTTAATTTCGGTACGATTGATGATAAAGCCTTGGAAGCAATGGAGATTGCCGGTAAGACGGCAAATGCCCTGGATATCCCGGTCATTTTGGACCCGGTGGGAGTAGGTGCCACCGCCTATCGGACAGAGCAAGTCACAGAACTCCTACGTAAGGTTAATTTCCAAATCATTCGCGGAAATGCGAGTGAGATCCATCGATTGATGGGTGGGGATATCGTTACACGGGGGGTGGATTCGGGGGAACTTGCTATTAGCAATGCTGAGCTGGCTGCACAAGCGGCAAATAAATTGAATAGTGTCGTCGTAGTCAGCGGAGCGAAGGATGCTGTTAGTGATGGAAAACATACGTCCATAATCGACAACGGGAACCTCCTTTTAACAAATGTTACAGGTACCGGATGCATGGCCACTGCTCTTATCGGTACCTTTTCCGGAGTCACGGACGATTTCTATGCTGCTGCAGTTGCCGGTATCTCTACCATGAGCATTTCAGGGGAACTGGCTGCTGCAAAACTTCAAGAAGATGAAGGAACAGGCACGTTTCGTGTGAGATTAATCGATGCCATATCAAGAATGAATAAGGAAACCTGGATGCATGAGGTGAAAATAAATGAAGAAATCCAAAATTGA
- the thiD gene encoding bifunctional hydroxymethylpyrimidine kinase/phosphomethylpyrimidine kinase has translation MKTALTIAGSDSGGGAGIQADLKTFSAHGVFGMSAITAVTAQNTMEVRSIQAIDTAIISDQIAAIFEDIRVNAVKIGMLGSKEIVETVAASLKTFLPDIVILDPVMISKSGHHLLDEKAVSALKTELLPLATLATPNVPEAEVLTGLSIRTKQDFYRACISIQELGPKAVLLKGGHAAGNPNDLFYDGTDFHWIKGERIHTKNTHGTGCTLSSAITSNLANGLTLLESIEQAKTYISEAIRNSFSIGKGHGPVHHFHSFSKKERSELI, from the coding sequence ATGAAAACAGCATTAACCATCGCAGGCTCTGATTCAGGGGGCGGTGCTGGAATACAAGCGGATTTAAAAACATTTTCTGCACATGGGGTCTTTGGAATGTCAGCAATCACAGCCGTAACCGCACAAAATACAATGGAAGTGCGTTCAATTCAGGCCATCGATACAGCTATCATTTCTGATCAAATTGCAGCCATCTTTGAAGATATTCGTGTCAATGCAGTAAAAATAGGTATGCTTGGATCTAAAGAAATAGTGGAAACAGTTGCTGCGTCCCTTAAAACATTCTTACCTGACATCGTTATCCTTGATCCTGTCATGATTTCCAAAAGCGGCCACCATTTGCTGGACGAAAAAGCCGTCTCTGCCTTAAAAACGGAATTGCTTCCGCTTGCAACACTTGCAACCCCAAATGTACCAGAAGCGGAAGTTCTTACTGGCTTGTCGATTCGAACGAAACAAGATTTTTACAGGGCATGCATATCCATACAAGAACTGGGCCCTAAAGCCGTTTTACTTAAAGGGGGCCATGCAGCGGGAAATCCAAATGATCTCTTTTATGATGGGACTGACTTCCACTGGATAAAGGGAGAACGCATTCATACAAAAAACACACATGGTACAGGCTGTACCCTGTCATCCGCCATTACATCCAACCTGGCAAATGGACTGACATTGCTGGAGTCGATCGAACAGGCCAAGACCTATATTTCTGAAGCCATTCGTAATAGCTTTTCAATCGGTAAGGGTCATGGACCTGTCCATCATTTTCATTCATTTTCAAAAAAAGAACGGAGTGAATTAATATGA
- a CDS encoding aspartyl-phosphate phosphatase Spo0E family protein yields MICRKVTIEKVEEKREEMIKLAAIYGFTSLLTVQASQELDALLNALTNKRESEYFSLQKVYRYF; encoded by the coding sequence ATGATTTGCCGGAAGGTAACTATAGAAAAAGTAGAAGAAAAGAGAGAGGAAATGATCAAATTGGCAGCAATTTATGGTTTTACAAGTCTTCTAACTGTTCAAGCAAGTCAAGAATTGGATGCGCTGTTAAATGCGTTGACAAATAAAAGAGAATCTGAATATTTTTCCCTCCAGAAAGTATATAGGTATTTTTAA
- a CDS encoding GDSL-type esterase/lipase family protein has protein sequence MKKIAGLLIIVLIICFAAYKFQASEAKDVQRVMAFGDSLTYGKGDKDGEGYVDGLEDELNNPESEQKVSFWNYGIKGQETDGVMKQLDDYRIKTKLDKADTFIVYIGTNDLINSNGGNLEKISDRKIDDGKREYINHLDKIISTLIKANDKADILVVGLYNPIKDNEKLEKHILDYNQAIKGIAEKDDRMVFIPTNDLFENKKKTEYFSDKIHPNEKGYQLITNRVLESYDFK, from the coding sequence ATGAAAAAAATAGCAGGTTTATTAATTATTGTACTAATAATTTGTTTCGCTGCATATAAGTTTCAAGCCTCGGAAGCGAAAGATGTACAAAGGGTGATGGCTTTTGGAGATTCGTTAACCTATGGAAAAGGGGATAAGGACGGGGAAGGATATGTAGACGGTCTGGAGGATGAATTGAATAATCCGGAATCGGAACAAAAAGTGAGTTTTTGGAATTACGGTATAAAAGGTCAGGAAACGGATGGGGTAATGAAGCAGCTTGACGATTACCGCATTAAAACGAAACTTGATAAAGCCGATACTTTCATCGTTTATATTGGAACGAATGACTTGATCAATAGTAACGGCGGGAACTTGGAGAAAATAAGTGACCGAAAAATCGATGATGGTAAACGGGAGTATATCAACCATCTGGATAAGATTATATCAACACTGATAAAGGCAAACGATAAAGCGGATATACTGGTAGTAGGGCTATATAACCCAATTAAAGACAATGAAAAACTTGAAAAACACATTCTAGATTATAACCAAGCAATAAAGGGAATAGCGGAAAAGGATGATAGGATGGTATTCATTCCTACAAATGATCTTTTTGAAAATAAAAAGAAAACAGAGTATTTCAGTGATAAGATACATCCGAATGAAAAAGGGTATCAACTCATTACGAATCGGGTTCTGGAAAGTTATGATTTCAAATGA
- the thiE gene encoding thiamine phosphate synthase has protein sequence MKKSKIDLSLYLVTEESIAIEVLTKIITESVSGGVSIVQLREKNNSSLSFYKKASALKQLLNELSIPLIINDRVDIALAVAADGIHIGQDDLPLPVIKQMVPDDMIIGVSVSTLEEAIEAERNGADYIGVGSVFPTKTKQDATLMAIEDLEEICRSVSIPAVAIGGITADNISSLSDSGLSGTAVVSAIMNADSPKTASEFLLKIIKEFK, from the coding sequence ATGAAGAAATCCAAAATTGATTTAAGTTTATACTTAGTTACGGAAGAGTCCATAGCAATAGAAGTTTTGACCAAAATCATTACAGAATCGGTTTCAGGAGGAGTCTCGATCGTACAACTTAGAGAAAAAAACAATTCCTCCCTTTCCTTTTATAAAAAAGCTTCTGCATTAAAACAGTTATTGAACGAGCTATCCATTCCCCTTATCATTAACGACCGGGTAGATATAGCACTTGCTGTTGCAGCTGACGGAATTCATATTGGGCAAGATGACCTTCCACTGCCTGTCATCAAACAAATGGTTCCTGACGATATGATTATCGGGGTATCAGTCTCCACTCTTGAAGAAGCAATCGAAGCCGAACGAAATGGAGCAGATTATATCGGAGTCGGTTCCGTTTTCCCTACGAAGACCAAACAAGATGCAACGCTAATGGCAATTGAAGATCTGGAGGAAATTTGCCGCAGCGTTTCGATTCCAGCCGTTGCCATCGGGGGTATAACTGCCGATAACATATCCTCTCTTTCTGATAGCGGGCTATCCGGTACGGCAGTCGTTTCAGCCATCATGAATGCTGATAGTCCGAAGACTGCCTCCGAATTCCTCTTAAAAATAATAAAAGAATTTAAATGA
- a CDS encoding MFS transporter codes for MGNNAKTISQRRLLGVAGLGWMFDALDVGMLSFIIVALKQEWNLTSEQVGWIGSINSIGMAVGAVFFGAMADKVGRKNVFIITLLLFSIASGVSAAVSTLSLFLILRFLIGMGLGGELPVASTLVSESVEASKRGRVVVLLESFWAVGWILAALISYFIIPAYGWRVALLLSAVPALYALYLRLKLPDSPKYTELEKKQRPSVLSNMKSVWKKEYSRQTLVLWILWFSVVFSYYGMFLWLPSVMVLKGFSMIQSFEYVLIMTLAQLPGYFSAAWLIEKMGRKFVLITYLIGTAISAFFFGSAEGLAPLIVSGMFLSFFNLGAWGALYAYTPEQYPTAVRGTGAGLAAGIGRIGGVLGPLLVGYLVAADTPISTIFTIFTIAILVGAVAVAFGKETKNTVLT; via the coding sequence ATGGGAAATAATGCGAAAACGATATCGCAGCGTAGATTACTTGGTGTTGCAGGTCTTGGATGGATGTTCGATGCACTTGATGTCGGTATGCTTTCTTTCATTATTGTTGCTTTGAAACAAGAATGGAACTTAACCAGTGAACAGGTTGGCTGGATTGGGAGCATAAACTCTATAGGGATGGCTGTTGGAGCCGTTTTCTTTGGTGCAATGGCTGACAAGGTCGGACGGAAGAATGTCTTTATCATTACTTTATTATTGTTTTCAATTGCAAGTGGCGTGTCTGCAGCAGTCAGTACACTCAGCTTGTTCTTGATATTGCGATTTTTGATTGGAATGGGACTCGGAGGAGAACTTCCTGTTGCCTCGACATTGGTCTCTGAAAGTGTTGAAGCTAGTAAAAGGGGAAGGGTGGTCGTTCTTCTTGAAAGTTTTTGGGCGGTTGGCTGGATATTGGCAGCACTCATTTCCTATTTCATCATTCCTGCTTATGGTTGGCGGGTTGCATTGTTATTGAGCGCCGTTCCCGCTTTATATGCACTGTATCTGCGCTTGAAACTGCCGGATTCACCGAAGTATACGGAGCTTGAAAAAAAGCAGAGACCATCTGTATTAAGCAATATGAAAAGTGTCTGGAAAAAGGAATACTCCCGCCAGACCCTTGTGCTATGGATTCTGTGGTTTTCCGTGGTCTTTTCTTATTATGGGATGTTTTTATGGCTGCCAAGTGTGATGGTCCTAAAAGGATTCAGTATGATTCAAAGTTTTGAATATGTTTTGATCATGACGCTTGCACAGCTTCCAGGCTATTTTTCAGCTGCATGGCTGATAGAGAAGATGGGACGTAAATTCGTTTTGATCACATACTTAATCGGAACGGCCATCAGTGCCTTTTTCTTTGGATCGGCAGAGGGGTTGGCACCACTGATAGTTTCTGGAATGTTCCTATCTTTCTTCAACCTAGGGGCATGGGGTGCGCTTTATGCGTATACACCTGAGCAGTATCCAACTGCAGTTCGTGGCACAGGTGCTGGTTTAGCTGCTGGCATCGGCAGGATTGGCGGTGTCCTGGGTCCATTGCTTGTAGGGTATTTAGTTGCTGCCGATACTCCGATTTCAACGATTTTCACCATATTTACAATTGCTATTCTAGTGGGGGCCGTTGCTGTAGCTTTTGGGAAGGAAACTAAGAATACCGTTTTGACATAA
- the thiW gene encoding energy coupling factor transporter S component ThiW, whose amino-acid sequence MNPIKKLTLTAMITAITTLTSSFIFIPAGFAKVFPIQHLANVLTAVLLGPAYAVTQAFLVSIIRNMSGTGSIFAFPGSMIGALLAAVVYRKTQSLKFACLGEVIGTGIFGSLACYPLAILLLGEKAALFGFLPAFMLSSFAGAILAFILLKILLKNNYMKGFFYENSINHRRL is encoded by the coding sequence ATGAATCCAATCAAGAAATTGACATTGACCGCCATGATTACGGCTATAACGACTTTAACCAGTTCATTTATTTTCATCCCTGCCGGATTTGCGAAAGTCTTTCCTATTCAACATCTGGCAAATGTCCTGACAGCCGTATTATTGGGACCTGCTTATGCGGTAACACAAGCTTTTTTAGTTTCCATCATTAGAAACATGTCTGGTACCGGTTCAATTTTCGCCTTTCCTGGCAGCATGATCGGTGCACTTTTGGCTGCCGTCGTATATCGAAAAACACAAAGCTTAAAATTCGCTTGTTTAGGGGAAGTGATCGGGACCGGCATTTTCGGTTCCCTAGCCTGTTATCCACTTGCAATCCTCCTATTGGGAGAAAAAGCTGCTCTTTTTGGTTTTTTACCAGCTTTTATGCTTAGTTCATTCGCAGGTGCGATTTTAGCTTTCATATTACTTAAAATACTTCTAAAAAATAATTATATGAAGGGGTTTTTTTATGAAAACAGCATTAACCATCGCAGGCTCTGA
- the tenA gene encoding thiaminase II: MENTKLETFSDRLHGRAKEIWKRNHSHPFVQAIGNGTLPEKKFAYYLKQDYIYLMDYSKLFALGVIKAHNIETMAKFASILNETLQVEMDIHRHYAAEFGISSKELEDTEPTPTTLAYTGYMLNAAQHGTLADLIACLLPCAWDYYEIGLLLKEQNGDALENNRYSDWIRSYSSPEFGEAHKWLIALLEELTEGMPEKELLRLEKHFLVTSRYEYLFWDMVQNEQDWPL; encoded by the coding sequence ATGGAGAATACTAAATTAGAAACATTCAGTGATAGACTTCATGGACGGGCAAAAGAGATTTGGAAAAGGAACCATTCACATCCCTTTGTCCAGGCAATTGGAAACGGCACACTTCCTGAAAAGAAATTTGCCTATTACCTGAAGCAGGACTATATCTATCTCATGGATTATTCCAAGCTCTTTGCTTTAGGTGTCATCAAAGCTCATAATATCGAAACCATGGCAAAGTTTGCGAGTATTTTAAATGAAACCCTTCAAGTTGAAATGGATATCCATCGGCATTATGCTGCGGAATTCGGAATCAGCTCCAAGGAATTGGAAGATACAGAACCCACACCAACCACTCTAGCCTATACGGGTTACATGCTAAATGCAGCTCAGCATGGCACTTTGGCAGACCTGATAGCCTGTCTCCTGCCATGTGCTTGGGATTATTATGAGATTGGTTTGCTATTGAAAGAACAAAATGGTGATGCATTGGAAAACAATCGCTACTCTGATTGGATAAGGTCATATTCATCTCCTGAATTCGGTGAAGCACACAAGTGGCTGATTGCTTTGTTGGAAGAATTAACAGAAGGCATGCCCGAAAAGGAACTTCTTAGATTAGAAAAGCACTTTTTGGTGACTTCCCGATATGAATATTTATTCTGGGATATGGTTCAAAATGAGCAGGATTGGCCACTGTAG
- a CDS encoding GNAT family N-acetyltransferase — protein sequence MEEHIEFREAELSDLPRIVEIYNSTIASRMVTADTEPISVQSRVKWFEEHDSESRPLFIITIEGETAGWMSFQSFYGRPAYNSTAEISIYIDDYFRGKGIGQISIQKAIEVSPKLGVKTLLGFIFAHNAPSLKLFSKFGFEKWAHLPQVAELDGIERDLIILGKRVDI from the coding sequence ATGGAAGAGCACATAGAGTTTAGAGAGGCAGAACTATCGGACTTACCCAGGATCGTTGAAATATATAATTCGACAATTGCTTCAAGAATGGTCACGGCAGATACGGAACCTATATCCGTACAATCGAGGGTTAAATGGTTTGAGGAACATGATTCAGAAAGTCGACCGCTATTTATCATTACTATAGAAGGGGAAACTGCTGGATGGATGAGCTTTCAATCGTTCTATGGGAGGCCGGCCTATAATTCCACGGCTGAAATCAGCATTTATATTGATGATTATTTCCGGGGAAAAGGAATCGGACAAATTTCGATTCAAAAGGCAATTGAAGTGAGCCCAAAATTAGGGGTGAAGACTCTATTAGGTTTCATTTTTGCCCACAATGCCCCAAGCCTGAAGCTCTTTTCCAAATTCGGGTTTGAAAAATGGGCACATTTACCTCAAGTTGCCGAGCTGGATGGCATTGAACGGGATTTGATCATTCTTGGTAAACGTGTCGATATTTAA
- a CDS encoding Fur-regulated basic protein FbpA, with translation MAELFKRIEQRKAKLIEELLANGVYKTSDERHLYDAPLKVLEDEYKIVINRPNNESPSEWMT, from the coding sequence ATGGCGGAATTATTTAAGAGGATTGAACAGAGGAAGGCAAAGCTTATTGAAGAGTTATTGGCCAATGGAGTATACAAAACCTCTGATGAAAGGCACCTTTATGATGCCCCGTTAAAAGTACTTGAAGATGAATATAAGATTGTTATAAATAGACCTAATAACGAGTCTCCTTCGGAATGGATGACATAG
- a CDS encoding aminopeptidase — MSDFQSNLEKYAELAVKVGVNIQQDQTLVVNTTLEGADLVRLIVKKAYENGARNVIVNWNDDIISRTKYELAPDEVFHEYPKWRAEETIELAENGAAYLSVISSSPDLLKGVKPERIANFQKASGTALKKWRQYMQSDKVSWSIVAVPSKAWADKVFPEEAEGKRVDMLWEAIFKAVRVDVKDPVEAWKKHDDTLHEKVDYLNDKHYQKLHYTAPGTDLTIELPDKHLWVGAGSVNVQGHEFMANMPTEEVFTVPLKTGVNGTVSSTKPLSYGGNIINNFSVTFKEGRIIEVKAEEGEEILKQLVETDEGSHYLGEVALVPFNSPISQSNVLFFNTLFDENASNHLAIGSSYAFCIEGGKNMSPEELEENGLNESLTHVDFMIGSEKMNIDGIKQDGTSEPVFRNGDWAF, encoded by the coding sequence ATGAGTGATTTTCAATCGAATTTAGAAAAATATGCAGAACTTGCCGTTAAAGTCGGCGTTAATATCCAACAAGATCAAACCCTGGTCGTTAATACTACATTAGAGGGCGCTGACCTTGTCCGTCTCATTGTAAAGAAAGCATATGAGAACGGTGCGCGTAATGTCATCGTTAATTGGAATGACGATATCATTTCACGTACCAAATATGAACTGGCTCCAGATGAGGTGTTCCACGAATATCCAAAGTGGCGTGCAGAAGAAACGATCGAACTTGCAGAAAACGGAGCTGCCTATCTATCCGTCATCTCCTCAAGCCCTGACTTATTGAAAGGTGTAAAACCTGAAAGGATAGCCAACTTCCAAAAGGCATCCGGAACTGCATTGAAGAAGTGGCGTCAGTATATGCAATCCGATAAAGTAAGCTGGTCCATAGTCGCCGTCCCTTCAAAGGCTTGGGCTGATAAAGTATTCCCTGAAGAGGCAGAAGGAAAACGCGTTGATATGCTATGGGAAGCCATTTTCAAGGCAGTTCGTGTTGATGTTAAGGACCCTGTGGAGGCCTGGAAAAAACACGATGATACCCTGCATGAAAAGGTTGATTATTTAAATGATAAGCATTACCAAAAATTGCATTACACGGCTCCTGGAACCGACTTGACAATCGAGTTGCCTGACAAGCACCTTTGGGTCGGAGCAGGAAGCGTTAACGTACAGGGTCATGAATTCATGGCTAACATGCCAACTGAAGAAGTATTTACTGTTCCATTGAAAACAGGTGTTAACGGTACGGTTTCCAGTACGAAACCCCTTAGTTATGGCGGCAACATCATTAATAATTTTTCAGTGACCTTTAAGGAAGGACGAATCATTGAAGTAAAAGCTGAAGAAGGGGAAGAAATTCTAAAACAATTGGTGGAAACGGATGAAGGATCACACTATCTTGGTGAAGTTGCACTTGTTCCATTCAACTCACCGATTTCCCAATCGAATGTTTTATTCTTCAATACATTATTCGATGAAAATGCGTCAAACCATCTTGCAATCGGCAGCTCCTATGCTTTCTGTATTGAAGGCGGAAAAAACATGAGTCCAGAAGAGCTTGAAGAAAATGGATTGAATGAAAGCCTTACACATGTCGATTTCATGATTGGATCCGAGAAAATGAACATCGATGGCATCAAACAGGACGGCACTTCAGAACCTGTCTTCCGTAATGGGGATTGGGCTTTTTAA
- a CDS encoding DinB family protein, which produces MNDNEKIREELLNAVNGLSDEQLNAHPEAGRWSIIQVLDHLYLMERAITKSIADKLKSDDSTPAVNKPIELTLNREVKVQAPPFVIPSESFQTLNEVKDKLSESRKAFIRVVDHAKENDLEQKSFPHPLFKELSLKQWVPFVGLHEKRHLMQIEELKSKL; this is translated from the coding sequence ATGAATGATAATGAAAAAATCAGGGAAGAACTTTTAAATGCGGTCAACGGACTATCGGATGAACAGCTGAACGCGCATCCTGAAGCAGGACGATGGAGCATCATTCAGGTGTTGGATCATTTATATTTAATGGAACGGGCCATAACAAAGAGTATTGCCGATAAATTGAAAAGCGACGATAGCACTCCGGCTGTTAATAAACCGATCGAGCTTACATTAAATCGTGAAGTGAAGGTTCAGGCCCCGCCATTTGTCATTCCGTCAGAATCATTTCAAACTTTGAATGAGGTTAAGGATAAGTTGTCCGAATCTCGCAAAGCTTTTATAAGAGTCGTTGATCATGCAAAAGAAAATGATCTGGAACAAAAGTCTTTTCCCCACCCTTTGTTTAAAGAATTAAGCTTGAAGCAATGGGTCCCGTTCGTGGGACTCCATGAAAAACGGCATTTAATGCAAATAGAAGAATTGAAATCAAAGTTATAA
- a CDS encoding GntR family transcriptional regulator: protein MKKNNTKNDNEKFFSLNETSLEKDVLFFIDNLEGFDEYRLPLRAYHIVRLAIRDLVLPPGKTILEREMAEALQMSRTPVREALVRLETEGMVRLIPRRGFIVEPIEKEDLKQIYEIVEKLDGLAVSLATVKVGEGEINQLESLIKQQEEALEQKNLKKWAILDDQFHQSIIDYANNKRLRTVIDSHSDQLYRARLFTINHRPFPFHSIVEHKAIIACMKAKDSNAAGVLMQSHRNRARNEILTAVEKITQTD from the coding sequence ATGAAGAAAAATAATACTAAAAATGATAATGAAAAGTTTTTTTCTCTAAACGAAACAAGTTTGGAGAAAGATGTTTTGTTCTTTATTGATAATCTCGAAGGTTTCGATGAATATCGTTTACCACTGAGGGCATATCATATTGTCCGACTAGCTATCCGTGATTTAGTTCTTCCTCCCGGGAAAACGATACTAGAGCGGGAGATGGCTGAAGCATTACAAATGAGCCGTACTCCTGTAAGGGAAGCTCTCGTGCGTTTGGAGACGGAGGGCATGGTTCGCCTTATTCCGAGACGAGGATTCATAGTTGAGCCCATCGAAAAAGAGGATCTTAAACAAATCTATGAAATAGTTGAAAAACTTGATGGACTTGCCGTAAGCCTTGCTACTGTAAAGGTGGGAGAGGGAGAGATAAATCAACTGGAATCATTGATTAAGCAGCAGGAAGAAGCACTTGAGCAAAAGAATTTAAAAAAATGGGCAATTCTAGATGATCAATTTCATCAATCAATTATTGACTACGCAAATAATAAACGTCTTAGGACGGTAATAGATAGCCACTCAGATCAATTATATAGAGCGCGATTATTTACGATTAATCACAGGCCTTTTCCTTTTCACTCCATAGTGGAACATAAAGCAATTATTGCATGTATGAAGGCTAAAGACAGTAATGCTGCAGGTGTTTTAATGCAATCACATCGAAACCGAGCACGTAATGAAATCCTTACAGCGGTTGAAAAGATTACCCAAACTGATTAG